In the genome of Microtus ochrogaster isolate Prairie Vole_2 unplaced genomic scaffold, MicOch1.0 UNK47, whole genome shotgun sequence, one region contains:
- the LOC101986914 gene encoding LOW QUALITY PROTEIN: vomeronasal type-1 receptor 4-like (The sequence of the model RefSeq protein was modified relative to this genomic sequence to represent the inferred CDS: substituted 1 base at 1 genomic stop codon), whose protein sequence is MDFCNMAMSIIFLLQTTTGILGNFSLIFYYLVLYYRKCTLKPTDVILMNVMAANALIIPSTGVPQTMAVWGLKQFLNDFGCKLLLYIQGCGRSVSIGTTCLLSVFQALTICPRKSCWKDHKGKVEKYISCHIFLLWILYMSINFIYFSYTILNRSSKNVSQKRDFGYCSIVGQDEIVDSLYAALVVCPEVFLSVLMAWSSGSMIVILYRHKQRVQHIRSSHGSSRMSPESRVTXNILILVSNFFVFYTLSSILRGYISLLNYNNLWLVNMNRLTSLCFPSFGALILMNHYSIGSRLSLV, encoded by the coding sequence ATGGACTTCTGTAATATGGCAATGAgcattattttcttattacaaACCACAACTGGAATCCTGGGAAATTTCTCTCTAATTTTTTACTATCTAGTCCTTTACTACAGAAAATGCACATTAAAGCCCACAGATGTGATTTTGATGAACGTAATGGCAGCCAATGCCTTGATCATTCCCTCTACAGGAGTGCCCCAAACTATGGCAGTTTGGGGACTTAAGCAATTCTTGAATGATTTTGGATGCAAGCTCCTATTGTACATTCAGGGATGTGGTAGGAGTGTGTCCATTGGTACcacttgcctcctgagtgtcttTCAGGCCTTGACCATTTGCCCCAGGAAATCCTGCTGGAAGGATCATAAAGGCAAAGTTGAGAAGTACATCAGCTGCCACATTTTCCTCCTCTGGATCCTGTACATGtccataaattttatttatttttcatacacaaTTTTGAACAGGAGCAGCAAAAACGTGTCACAAAAACGAGATTTTGGATACTGCTCCATTGTAGGGCAGGATGAAATTGTTGATTCACTCTATGCAGCATTGGTGGTTTGCCCTGAagtctttctttctgtgctcATGGCCTGGTCCAGTGGCTCCATGATTGTCATTCTCTACAGACACAAGCAGAGGGTTCAACACATCCGCAGTTCTCATGGTTCCAGTAGAATGTCGCCTGAGTCCAGAGTCACCTAGAACATTCTGATCCTAGTGTCTAACTTTTTCGTTTTTTATACTCTCTCCTCCATCTTAAGAGGATACATTAGTCTTTTAAATTATAACAATTTGTGGCTGGTGAACATGAATCgcctgacttctctgtgttttccatcttttggAGCCCTTATTCTCATGAATCATTACTCCATTGGGTCCAGACTTAGTTTGGTctga